From a region of the Odocoileus virginianus isolate 20LAN1187 ecotype Illinois chromosome 1, Ovbor_1.2, whole genome shotgun sequence genome:
- the LOC110122522 gene encoding olfactory receptor-like protein OLF3: MGADNQTWAREFVLLGLSGDCDTQVALFALFSVAYLLALLGNVLIVLLIRLDGRLHTPMYFFLSNLSLVDVSYATSIVPQMLAHFLAEHKGIPYVSCAAQLFFSLGLGGTEFVLLAVMAYDRYVAVCDPLRYPVIMHGGLCARLAVTSWLSGSVNSLVQTTITFQLPMCTNKYIDHISCELLAVVRLACVDTSSNEVAIMVSSIMLLMTPFCLVLLSYIRIVSTILKIQSTEGRKKAFHTCASHLTVVVLCYGMTIFTYIQPNSGPSVLQEKLISVFYAILMPVLNPMIYSLRNKEVKGAWQKLLGQLSGLTSKVVT; encoded by the coding sequence ATGGGAGCAGATAACCAGACTTGGGCGAGAGAATTCGTTCTCCTCGGCCTGTCCGGTGACTGCGACACTCAGGTGGCCCTCTTCGCCCTGTTCTCAGTCGCTTACCTGCTGGCCCTGCTGGGGAACGTCCTCATCGTCCTTCTGATCAGACTGGACGGCCGACTCCACActcccatgtatttcttcctcagCAACCTCTCCCTCGTGGATGTCTCCTATGCCACGAGCATCGTTCCTCAGATGCTGGCGCACTTCCTCGCGGAACATAAAGGGATCCCCTACGTGAGCTGTGCGGCTCAGTTATTCTTCTCCCTGGGCCTGGGGGGGACTGAGTTCGTCCTCCTGGccgtgatggcctatgaccgctatgtggctgTGTGCGACCCCCTGAGATACCCGGTCATCATGCACGGAGGGCTCTGTGCTAGGCTGGCCGTCACATCCTGGCTCAGTGGCTCTGTCAACTCGCTCGTGCAGACCACCATCACCTTTCAGTTGCCCATGTGCACGAACAAGTATATTGATCACATAtcctgtgaactcttagctgtggtcAGGCTGGCCTGTGTGGACACCTCCTCCAATGAGGTGGCCATCATGGTTTCTAGTATTATGTTGCTGATGACACCTTTCTGCCTGGTTCTCTTGTCCTACATAAGGATCGTCTCCACCATCCTAAAGATCCAGTCCacagaggggagaaagaaagccttccacaCCTGCGCCTCTCACCTCACAGTGGTTGTCTTGTGCTATGGCATGACCATTTTCACTTACATCCAGCCCAATTCCGGCCCTTCTGTGCTTCAGGAGAAGCTGATCTCTGTCTTCTATGCCATTTTGATGCCTGTACTGAACCCCATGATTTACAGTCTAAGGAATAAGGAGGTGAAGGGGGCCTGGCAGAAGCTTCTAGGACAATTATCTGGATTAACGTCAAAAGTGGTGACTTGA